In Paralcaligenes sp. KSB-10, the following are encoded in one genomic region:
- a CDS encoding IclR family transcriptional regulator: MNEPCKTLSAPDYTVAAVDEALALLLKIAQTPGLGLTELAQASHNTKARAFRLLYTLEHRGLIRKEGRQPAYYLGPKALYLGLSAQEQTRLIGLVRPHLRELGRLFSENVQMRIRDGLETLCIARWDTVDPDRVHNDVSARRPLYVGASGKVLLAHSPPEVFDALLSQPLAQRTRDTLVKRSQLTQELDRIRANGYAISRGENTPHAAAVAVPIWNQGKQVIASLSVAGPDHRFSNERTQSIKKKLLESALIISARCD; this comes from the coding sequence GTGAACGAGCCGTGCAAGACTTTGAGCGCGCCCGACTATACCGTCGCCGCTGTCGACGAGGCTCTTGCGCTGCTGCTCAAGATCGCCCAAACCCCCGGATTGGGATTAACGGAACTGGCGCAGGCCAGCCATAACACCAAGGCCCGCGCTTTCCGGCTACTGTACACCCTGGAACACCGTGGGCTGATTCGCAAAGAAGGCAGGCAACCGGCCTACTATTTAGGCCCCAAGGCTTTGTATCTGGGACTGTCGGCCCAGGAGCAAACCCGCCTCATAGGCCTGGTGCGGCCTCATCTGCGCGAACTGGGACGACTGTTCAGCGAAAATGTACAGATGCGCATTCGCGACGGCCTCGAAACCCTGTGCATAGCGCGCTGGGACACCGTGGATCCCGATCGGGTGCATAACGATGTCAGCGCCCGCCGGCCTCTCTATGTGGGGGCCTCGGGTAAAGTGCTGCTGGCCCATAGCCCACCCGAGGTGTTCGATGCCCTGCTGAGCCAGCCCCTGGCGCAGCGAACACGCGATACCCTGGTCAAGCGCAGCCAGCTTACTCAGGAACTTGACCGGATACGGGCCAATGGCTACGCCATCTCGCGCGGGGAAAATACGCCTCACGCCGCCGCGGTGGCCGTGCCCATTTGGAACCAGGGCAAGCAGGTCATAGCATCCCTCAGCGTTGCCGGGCCCGACCACCGCTTTTCCAATGAACGCACCCAATCCATCAAGAAAAAACTGTTGGAAAGCGCATTGATCATTTCCGCCCGCTGCGACTGA
- a CDS encoding ABC transporter substrate-binding protein, whose product MWTLSYLCRWIVALAALSPSAVPAQPPEPARPPLSAQPAEVDIFHWWVSKGERASIDVLKRYIEQQGIIWHEASASGSGTARYTDVLRQRVDAGKLPTAAQMIGFAIHEWAQTGLLENLNEVARREEWDEVVPLGIQALSKYQGNWMAAPINAHSTNWLWVNKAALDRIGGQAPDTWPDLITLLDKAKAAGILPLAIGGDAWEQTLLFESVAVSTAGAEFYRKAFIELDAKTLEAPVTATIFRRMRILKTYVDPGFDTRRWDQATDLVRKGKALLQVQGSWVDGEFVHDHLKADRDFYCFRFPDTQGVYLFNSDQYVVFKQGPGSKLTKQRLESTLMNPDFQSALNLMTGAAPARVDVSKAPFDACGQQAINDMRSANMRRTLMGSVAMGNANPPLVKEGIYDVVHRHFLGQITDEQAAQQLHDVIARYRNKASQRLRSNVSQVGKTP is encoded by the coding sequence ATGTGGACCCTGTCCTACTTATGCAGATGGATAGTTGCGCTGGCGGCATTGAGCCCATCGGCCGTTCCCGCCCAGCCGCCCGAGCCCGCACGACCGCCCTTATCCGCCCAGCCGGCGGAAGTCGACATCTTCCATTGGTGGGTGTCCAAGGGCGAGCGCGCAAGTATCGATGTGCTGAAACGCTATATCGAACAGCAAGGAATCATCTGGCACGAAGCGTCTGCCTCGGGCAGCGGAACGGCGCGTTACACCGATGTGCTGCGACAACGCGTAGACGCGGGCAAACTGCCGACAGCAGCGCAAATGATTGGTTTTGCCATCCACGAATGGGCCCAAACCGGCTTGCTGGAAAATCTGAATGAAGTGGCCCGCCGCGAAGAATGGGATGAGGTGGTGCCGCTAGGCATTCAGGCGCTATCGAAATATCAGGGCAATTGGATGGCAGCACCCATCAATGCCCATTCGACCAATTGGCTATGGGTGAACAAGGCGGCGCTGGACCGTATCGGCGGCCAGGCGCCCGACACATGGCCGGACCTGATCACATTGCTGGACAAGGCCAAAGCAGCCGGAATCTTGCCACTGGCCATTGGCGGCGACGCCTGGGAGCAGACCTTGTTGTTCGAATCGGTGGCCGTTTCAACGGCAGGCGCCGAGTTCTATCGAAAAGCTTTTATAGAGCTCGATGCCAAGACGCTCGAAGCGCCTGTGACCGCAACCATTTTCCGGCGGATGCGCATACTGAAAACCTACGTCGACCCTGGTTTCGATACTCGGCGTTGGGATCAGGCAACTGATCTCGTGCGCAAGGGCAAGGCACTGCTGCAGGTGCAAGGCAGTTGGGTAGACGGCGAGTTCGTACACGATCATTTAAAGGCCGACCGCGATTTCTATTGTTTCCGGTTCCCTGACACGCAAGGGGTCTATCTGTTCAATAGCGATCAATATGTAGTATTCAAACAGGGGCCAGGCAGCAAACTGACCAAGCAGCGTCTCGAATCCACATTGATGAATCCGGACTTCCAGTCAGCCCTCAATCTCATGACCGGCGCGGCGCCGGCACGGGTGGATGTTTCCAAGGCGCCTTTCGATGCGTGCGGTCAACAAGCCATCAACGATATGCGCAGTGCCAATATGCGGCGCACCCTGATGGGCTCTGTGGCCATGGGCAATGCAAATCCCCCTCTTGTAAAGGAAGGCATTTACGATGTGGTACATCGTCATTTCCTTGGCCAGATCACCGACGAACAGGCCGCGCAGCAGTTGCACGACGTGATTGCCCGCTACCGGAATAAGGCGTCGCAACGACTGCGGAGCAACGTGAGCCAGGTGGGGAAAACTCCATGA
- a CDS encoding YfcC family protein, giving the protein MDISNPAVIRKPEKKMLHPVAIMLLIMLFAMALTYVLDSGSFQRQGKLVIAGTYQVIPKARHFSDVLVGAAHSSGKEAAPASLVSTLATIPQGLSQAADLIFMVMIIGGMFGIIRKSEAIDTGIDRLLELTRGNVYWLTPLLMLALACGSTFLGLISEYLVLIPVVVLLAERLSLPPLFGVGLVLIAAKIGYIASITNPLALNITQPLLGLPALNGVGLRVFVFVLYLAIGIAYMLFYVRRAGTSASPVQHAGAGRPLGGRHLAILSVLGISVLGLIYGVNQYNWHSKDLSTFYLVVAIISALIAGLPLRDACEAFLTGMKGMVLAGLLIGLASAINIVLKDSLVLDTVIYKLSSMAEGHSTSFAAQGMMFVEMILDVLVPSTSGKAAMSIPILGPIGQLSGIGKQSIVQAFLFGNGLTNMITPTSGMLLAFLAAGKVNFIEWLKFILPLVLILTVLSLAIMAYAISIGY; this is encoded by the coding sequence GTGGATATTTCCAATCCGGCGGTAATAAGAAAACCCGAAAAGAAAATGCTGCACCCGGTCGCCATCATGCTGCTGATCATGCTGTTTGCAATGGCCTTGACGTATGTGCTCGATTCGGGCTCGTTCCAGCGTCAGGGCAAGCTGGTCATCGCCGGCACCTATCAGGTGATCCCGAAAGCCCGGCATTTCAGCGATGTCCTTGTCGGCGCCGCGCACTCATCCGGAAAAGAGGCGGCGCCAGCCAGCCTGGTTTCAACCCTGGCCACCATACCCCAAGGACTCAGCCAGGCTGCCGACCTGATTTTCATGGTTATGATTATCGGCGGCATGTTCGGCATTATCCGCAAAAGCGAAGCCATTGATACGGGGATAGACCGGCTGCTGGAACTGACTCGCGGCAACGTGTACTGGCTCACACCCTTGTTGATGCTTGCCCTGGCCTGCGGCAGCACTTTCCTGGGCCTGATCTCCGAGTACCTGGTGCTCATTCCCGTGGTTGTGCTGCTGGCCGAGCGCCTGAGCCTGCCGCCCTTGTTCGGGGTGGGCCTGGTGTTGATTGCCGCGAAAATCGGCTACATCGCGTCGATTACCAACCCGCTTGCGCTCAACATCACCCAGCCCCTGCTCGGCCTGCCCGCCTTGAATGGCGTAGGCTTGCGCGTCTTCGTTTTCGTTCTCTATCTGGCTATAGGCATCGCCTACATGCTGTTTTATGTAAGACGCGCCGGCACAAGCGCCAGTCCCGTCCAGCATGCCGGCGCCGGGCGGCCCTTGGGAGGGCGCCATCTGGCGATTCTATCGGTTCTTGGCATCAGCGTACTGGGCCTGATTTATGGCGTCAACCAGTACAACTGGCACTCGAAAGACCTGAGCACATTCTATCTGGTGGTTGCGATCATATCGGCCCTGATCGCCGGCCTGCCCTTGAGGGATGCCTGCGAAGCGTTCCTGACAGGCATGAAAGGCATGGTACTGGCGGGATTGCTGATAGGCCTGGCATCGGCCATCAATATCGTGCTCAAAGACAGCCTGGTGCTGGACACGGTGATCTACAAGCTGTCATCCATGGCCGAAGGCCATTCCACAAGCTTCGCGGCGCAAGGCATGATGTTTGTCGAAATGATCCTGGATGTGCTGGTGCCGTCTACCTCGGGCAAGGCCGCCATGAGCATCCCGATACTCGGCCCCATCGGACAATTATCGGGCATCGGCAAGCAATCCATCGTGCAGGCGTTCCTGTTCGGCAATGGCCTGACCAATATGATCACCCCGACATCGGGAATGCTGCTGGCTTTCCTGGCGGCCGGAAAGGTCAACTTCATCGAATGGCTGAAATTCATACTGCCGCTGGTGCTGATCCTGACCGTGCTGTCGCTGGCCATCATGGCTTATGCCATTTCCATTGGCTACTAA
- a CDS encoding ATP-binding protein translates to MKKRFSNLKLATKIVLMVAVLGVMAALTTLYALSNMRSVDREYRALINHEAQSALLIGDALLRMSDSSRLLYSVLTEQEVSKMRTSQKIIDGLQAQFNDKIQRIRPLMPKKQAELERILDHSKESFALAASVIDWAARWRGDRALAIIHQQFEPSMHTLQSEMNALRNNSIDNFKTTSVTLNKTTNSTIMTTALAVGIVLVLVLVLSGYVTIIQISRPIVRLTRIMGRLTLNNYDDEITGTSRRDEVGSMAKALQVFKDTMQRADQLEREAAASAHARDIAEQAAQAKAAFLATMSHEIRTPLNGMLGLTQIALKDDLTPRLRDCLEKILQAGRHLLEIINDILDFSKIDSGKLTIEAIEFDLPRLVDEVTEMMRPKAADKGLALRVAIDATVPAMAIGDPTRIRQILLNYLNNAIKFTASGEVRLRMDAQPDGADGILLRCEVQDTGIGLSTEQMERLFQAFQQADESITRRFGGTGLGLAISKHLAELMEGQVGMHSVQGRGSTFWFTVRLARSRLADRPDGHRHVPAPADRPLPDVSTLKNLRILLVDDNDLNRQIGVELLKSEGIAVDVAENGQAAIDILQAAPDGTYAAVLMDMMMPVMDGLSATRTLRANPRFLALPIIAMTANASAHDVAAGKDAGTVAHIAKPIDEKVLWETLLRCVQVPRPDDPDATALPAAEQQAPAPPPSTGRRRGDAAFMSAPGAYLPADSAQISLEGLVLGRMQQTMSAEHFENLLTVLIEDSRVRSLHIASSAQKGEFTVLDQMAHDLIGVAGNAGLSQLAALGAQLKQAVKRADLLQSQQLAAQIRQATLQSIQLLQERFLPQSAEWDDKHE, encoded by the coding sequence ATGAAAAAGCGTTTTTCCAATTTGAAACTGGCCACCAAGATCGTTCTGATGGTGGCTGTGCTGGGGGTAATGGCGGCGCTCACCACCCTGTATGCCCTGTCGAACATGCGATCCGTAGACCGCGAGTACCGCGCACTGATCAATCACGAAGCTCAAAGCGCGCTGCTGATCGGCGACGCCTTGCTGCGCATGAGCGATTCGAGTCGTTTGCTGTATTCCGTCCTGACCGAGCAGGAAGTTTCAAAAATGCGCACCAGCCAGAAAATCATTGACGGTCTTCAGGCGCAGTTCAACGATAAAATACAGCGGATCCGCCCCTTGATGCCAAAAAAACAGGCCGAGCTGGAGCGCATTCTGGATCATTCAAAAGAATCGTTCGCCCTGGCCGCATCGGTGATCGATTGGGCCGCCCGCTGGCGCGGCGATCGCGCATTGGCCATCATCCACCAGCAATTCGAACCGTCGATGCATACCCTGCAAAGCGAAATGAATGCGTTGCGCAACAATTCCATCGATAACTTCAAGACAACATCCGTAACGCTGAACAAAACCACCAACAGCACGATCATGACTACGGCGCTGGCGGTGGGGATCGTGCTGGTGCTGGTGCTGGTGCTTTCGGGGTACGTGACAATCATCCAGATTTCACGGCCCATCGTTCGTCTGACACGCATCATGGGCAGACTCACGCTAAACAACTATGACGATGAAATTACCGGCACGTCGCGGCGCGACGAAGTAGGCAGCATGGCCAAAGCATTGCAGGTGTTCAAGGACACCATGCAGCGCGCCGACCAACTGGAGCGGGAAGCGGCTGCCAGCGCCCACGCGCGCGATATCGCCGAGCAGGCGGCGCAGGCCAAAGCAGCATTCCTTGCAACCATGAGCCATGAAATCCGCACGCCGCTCAACGGCATGCTGGGACTGACGCAAATTGCGTTAAAAGACGATCTGACGCCCCGCTTGCGCGACTGCCTGGAAAAAATCCTGCAGGCCGGCAGGCATTTGCTCGAAATCATCAACGACATTCTTGATTTTTCGAAAATCGACAGCGGCAAGCTGACCATAGAAGCAATCGAGTTCGACCTCCCACGCCTGGTAGATGAGGTAACAGAAATGATGCGGCCCAAGGCTGCCGACAAAGGCCTCGCCTTGCGCGTGGCCATAGACGCCACCGTACCCGCGATGGCCATTGGAGACCCAACCCGCATTCGCCAGATTCTGCTCAATTACCTCAACAATGCCATCAAGTTCACTGCAAGCGGTGAAGTACGCCTGCGTATGGATGCGCAGCCCGATGGCGCCGACGGCATACTGCTGCGATGCGAAGTCCAGGATACGGGGATCGGCCTGAGCACCGAACAGATGGAACGTCTTTTCCAGGCGTTCCAGCAGGCCGATGAATCGATCACGCGGCGCTTTGGCGGTACCGGACTGGGCCTGGCCATTTCCAAACATCTGGCGGAACTTATGGAGGGCCAGGTCGGAATGCACAGCGTCCAGGGACGGGGCAGCACATTCTGGTTTACGGTTCGGCTGGCCCGCTCGCGACTTGCCGACAGGCCTGACGGCCATCGCCACGTGCCGGCGCCTGCCGATCGGCCGTTGCCCGATGTTTCGACGTTGAAGAACCTTCGCATCCTGCTTGTCGACGACAACGATCTGAATCGGCAAATCGGCGTGGAACTGCTGAAATCGGAAGGAATCGCCGTCGATGTGGCTGAAAACGGCCAGGCGGCGATCGACATATTGCAGGCTGCACCCGATGGTACCTACGCCGCTGTACTGATGGACATGATGATGCCCGTCATGGACGGATTAAGCGCAACTCGCACATTGCGCGCCAACCCGCGATTCCTCGCATTGCCCATCATTGCCATGACGGCGAACGCCAGCGCGCACGATGTCGCCGCCGGTAAGGATGCCGGCACGGTGGCGCATATAGCCAAACCTATAGACGAGAAAGTGCTATGGGAAACCTTGCTGCGCTGCGTACAGGTACCGCGGCCGGACGATCCTGACGCAACAGCGCTGCCCGCCGCCGAACAGCAAGCCCCGGCTCCCCCGCCCTCGACGGGCAGGCGCCGCGGCGATGCAGCGTTCATGTCCGCGCCCGGCGCCTACTTGCCGGCCGATTCCGCGCAGATATCCCTTGAAGGCCTGGTTTTGGGTAGAATGCAGCAAACCATGAGCGCCGAGCATTTCGAGAATCTGCTGACAGTGCTGATTGAAGACAGCCGGGTACGCAGCCTGCACATTGCCAGCTCGGCGCAAAAGGGGGAATTTACGGTTCTCGACCAAATGGCGCACGATCTGATCGGTGTCGCCGGCAACGCGGGCCTGAGCCAATTGGCGGCTTTGGGTGCACAGCTGAAGCAGGCCGTGAAGCGCGCCGATCTCTTGCAAAGCCAACAGCTGGCTGCTCAAATTCGCCAAGCTACCCTGCAGAGCATACAACTGCTGCAAGAGCGTTTTTTACCTCAATCCGCCGAATGGGACGACAAACATGAATAA
- a CDS encoding N-formylglutamate amidohydrolase encodes MTSAYSLYAPTGPAVPLVIDSPHSSNDFPATVPTCAPKAALDSGWDAWVDELWQGAVAEGAHLLAARFHRSYIDANRSMLDIDAELLAQPWPGPISTSEKTRAGMGLIRRYALPGVPLYDKRLSVPEVQSRLDHYYLPYHHQLKTLLDQAHARFGAVWHIDCHSMKSVGNAMNIDAGALRPDIVIGDIDHTTALPEFSLWLADQFRDLGYHVSINRPYKGAELVKAYSNPAARRYSLQIELNRRLYMDEQDFSKHEGFMPLQKHLHEVARRTADYIRAELKNSLDFAP; translated from the coding sequence ATGACAAGCGCCTATTCCCTCTATGCCCCCACCGGCCCGGCGGTCCCTTTGGTCATCGACTCGCCGCACAGCAGCAACGACTTCCCGGCTACCGTTCCGACATGCGCACCGAAAGCGGCGCTGGATTCGGGCTGGGATGCCTGGGTTGACGAACTTTGGCAAGGGGCGGTCGCTGAAGGCGCCCACTTGCTGGCCGCCCGATTTCACCGCAGCTATATCGACGCCAATCGCAGCATGCTCGACATAGACGCCGAACTGCTGGCCCAGCCCTGGCCCGGCCCCATCTCGACAAGCGAAAAGACCCGCGCCGGCATGGGCCTGATCCGCCGCTACGCCTTGCCGGGTGTGCCCCTCTACGACAAGCGGCTTAGCGTGCCCGAAGTGCAAAGCCGCCTGGATCATTACTATCTGCCTTACCATCATCAACTCAAAACGCTGCTGGACCAGGCTCACGCCCGGTTCGGCGCGGTATGGCATATCGATTGCCATTCGATGAAATCGGTGGGCAATGCCATGAACATCGATGCCGGCGCCCTGCGCCCCGATATCGTCATCGGCGACATCGACCACACGACCGCCTTGCCTGAATTCAGCCTGTGGCTGGCCGACCAATTCAGGGATCTCGGCTACCATGTGTCAATCAACCGGCCGTACAAAGGCGCCGAACTCGTCAAAGCGTACAGCAATCCGGCCGCGCGCCGGTACAGTCTGCAGATCGAGCTGAACCGCCGCCTGTATATGGACGAGCAGGATTTCAGCAAACACGAGGGTTTTATGCCTTTGCAAAAACATCTGCACGAAGTGGCCAGGCGTACCGCCGACTACATCCGGGCCGAGCTGAAAAACAGCCTGGATTTCGCTCCGTGA